A section of the Methanothermobacter sp. genome encodes:
- the uppP gene encoding undecaprenyl-diphosphatase UppP: MDVLQAIIIGIFQGLTEFLPISSSGHLVLVPEIMGVKSSLAFDTLLHVGTLVAVVTYFWSDIIHMIRSFISSLTDIPRGNFRRGIEEDPFKRLAWMVIIGTIPAGLAGVLFKDFFESLFSSITAVGFFLIVTGLLLWGSERISARIREKLPVEKLGVRDSLIIGGAQALAIAPGISRSGATISAGLFLGFERELAARYSFLLSIPAILGAALIQVKDISAGMDLLGASMIAGFVASAVSGYIAIKFLLKLIRERDLYIFAYYCFVLGILIMGASII; the protein is encoded by the coding sequence ATGGATGTTCTTCAGGCAATAATAATCGGAATTTTTCAGGGGCTCACAGAGTTCCTCCCGATAAGCAGCTCAGGCCACCTTGTGCTTGTACCTGAAATAATGGGTGTTAAATCCAGCCTTGCATTTGACACCCTGCTCCATGTGGGAACCCTGGTGGCTGTTGTCACCTACTTCTGGAGCGACATAATCCACATGATAAGGTCATTCATCTCAAGTCTTACAGATATTCCCAGGGGCAATTTCAGGCGTGGGATAGAGGAGGACCCATTTAAGAGGCTGGCCTGGATGGTCATCATAGGTACCATCCCCGCCGGCCTTGCAGGTGTACTGTTCAAGGACTTCTTCGAATCCCTGTTCAGCAGCATAACAGCCGTTGGATTTTTCCTTATAGTAACGGGTCTTCTCCTGTGGGGTTCGGAAAGGATCAGCGCAAGGATAAGGGAAAAACTTCCTGTTGAAAAACTTGGTGTCAGGGATTCCCTCATAATAGGGGGTGCCCAGGCACTGGCAATAGCCCCAGGTATATCCCGTTCCGGTGCAACCATATCTGCAGGTCTCTTCCTTGGATTTGAAAGGGAGCTTGCAGCAAGGTACAGCTTCCTTCTATCAATACCCGCCATACTTGGGGCCGCACTCATCCAGGTGAAGGATATCAGTGCAGGTATGGACCTCCTGGGTGCCAGTATGATTGCAGGTTTCGTGGCATCCGCTGTATCAGGTTACATTGCAATAAAGTTCCTGTTGAAGCTCATAAGGGAAAGGGATCTATATATTTTTGCCTACTACTGTTTTGTGCTGGGCATACTGATCATGGGGGCATCTATAATCTGA
- the ilvE gene encoding branched-chain-amino-acid transaminase, whose protein sequence is MSCEASGKIWFNGEMVDWEDATIHVLSHVVHYGSSVFEGIRCYRNRKGSAIFRLREHVRRLFDSAKIYRMEIPYTEEQICDAIIETVRENGLDECYIRPVVYRGYGEMGVHPVNCPVEVAIAAWEWGAYLGAEALEVGVDVGVSTWRRMAPNTMPNLAKAGGNYLNSQLAKMEAVRHGYDEAIMLDYHGYVSEGSGENIFIVTDGELQTPPVSSSLLKGITRDSVMKIARAEGVPVREEPITREMLCLADEIFFTGTAAEITPVRSVDGIEIGSGRRGPVTEMLQNEFFRIIRAESEDSFGWLTYL, encoded by the coding sequence ATGTCATGCGAAGCCAGTGGAAAGATATGGTTCAACGGTGAAATGGTTGATTGGGAAGACGCCACTATACATGTACTTTCACATGTTGTGCATTATGGATCCTCAGTATTTGAGGGAATAAGGTGCTACAGGAACAGGAAAGGATCCGCCATTTTCCGTTTGCGGGAGCATGTAAGGAGGCTCTTTGATTCTGCAAAGATATACAGGATGGAGATACCCTACACAGAGGAACAGATATGCGATGCAATAATTGAGACCGTCAGGGAGAACGGACTCGATGAGTGCTACATAAGGCCAGTTGTCTACAGGGGGTACGGAGAGATGGGAGTTCACCCCGTTAACTGCCCTGTTGAGGTTGCCATAGCTGCCTGGGAATGGGGGGCCTACCTGGGGGCCGAGGCCCTTGAGGTGGGTGTGGACGTGGGTGTTTCAACCTGGCGGAGGATGGCCCCAAACACCATGCCAAACCTTGCAAAGGCCGGTGGAAACTACCTGAACTCCCAGCTGGCCAAGATGGAGGCTGTTAGACATGGCTATGACGAGGCAATAATGCTGGACTACCATGGCTATGTCAGTGAGGGCAGTGGCGAGAACATATTCATCGTAACCGACGGTGAACTTCAGACCCCACCTGTATCCTCATCCCTCCTTAAGGGTATAACAAGGGATTCTGTGATGAAGATAGCCAGGGCCGAGGGTGTCCCTGTACGTGAAGAACCTATTACAAGGGAGATGCTTTGCCTTGCAGATGAAATCTTCTTCACAGGTACAGCCGCAGAGATAACCCCTGTGAGGTCTGTTGATGGTATAGAGATAGGTTCAGGTCGAAGGGGGCCTGTGACAGAGATGCTGCAGAATGAGTTCTTCAGGATAATCAGGGCCGAATCAGAGGACAGCTTCGGCTGGTTAACCTACCTCTAG
- a CDS encoding DUF11 domain-containing protein: MHRFFVLALLFMALGTVSAQETEDNVQITTDLAVDAEYLDLDENIINSASVGDEVFEGVAVTNNLPSTATGVKVTITRSSNYPFEYLEHEVSWDNGVTWIYNDPSYNPSTSEWTIGNLPAGAVYKLVVHQRAVATGTAQFTATISGALPDINATNNQDTATIDVTESSEGPEQVTGAKMVPMQETGASAGLIVAGIFILGAGLVISRR; the protein is encoded by the coding sequence ATGCACAGATTTTTTGTCCTTGCCCTGCTATTCATGGCACTGGGGACTGTGAGTGCCCAGGAAACAGAGGACAATGTACAGATCACCACGGATCTTGCAGTGGATGCAGAATACCTTGATCTTGATGAAAACATTATAAACAGCGCCTCTGTTGGAGATGAGGTCTTTGAGGGAGTGGCAGTCACAAACAATTTACCATCAACTGCAACTGGAGTGAAGGTAACCATCACAAGGAGCAGCAATTATCCCTTTGAATACCTTGAACATGAGGTATCCTGGGACAATGGGGTCACATGGATCTACAATGACCCATCATACAATCCATCAACCAGTGAGTGGACTATAGGGAACCTGCCAGCCGGTGCAGTCTATAAACTCGTTGTACACCAGAGGGCCGTGGCAACTGGAACAGCGCAGTTCACTGCAACCATCTCAGGTGCTCTACCTGATATAAATGCCACCAATAACCAGGATACGGCAACCATCGATGTCACTGAATCATCTGAAGGGCCTGAACAGGTAACAGGAGCAAAAATGGTTCCCATGCAGGAGACAGGCGCATCCGCAGGATTAATCGTGGCAGGGATATTCATCCTTGGCGCGGGGCTGGTTATCTCAAGAAGATAA
- a CDS encoding restriction endonuclease: MKKQKLVDFIAKVMEDSGFKVYKDFRTSQHIVDIYGILPTTLGDIGVVVACKNYDENWKVGMDVLKEMEMAAKTLKASKVVIVTTSDFSSQARNYAVKRNMKLIDRNGLIKIAEEFSKKIQVPEEGEEEDEYYEEEVEVYGPPSTIFHTGHTGSQRGLLSRRERRQPLTPIIRGLLQNTIILIITVVVVSFLIATILQMAAGLGTSITGIVKIMIAAALSYGIPYLVEDDGAVIMIKGTIVFFSSLLLLVILILI, encoded by the coding sequence TTGAAGAAGCAGAAACTCGTGGATTTCATCGCCAAAGTCATGGAGGATTCTGGTTTCAAGGTTTACAAGGATTTCAGAACCTCCCAGCACATAGTGGACATATATGGTATTCTCCCCACCACCCTCGGGGATATAGGGGTTGTGGTGGCCTGTAAAAACTATGATGAAAACTGGAAGGTTGGTATGGACGTTTTAAAGGAAATGGAAATGGCTGCAAAGACCCTGAAGGCCTCCAAGGTAGTTATTGTTACAACATCCGATTTCTCATCCCAGGCCAGAAACTATGCCGTCAAGAGAAACATGAAGCTGATAGACAGGAATGGCCTCATAAAAATTGCTGAGGAGTTTTCAAAGAAAATTCAGGTTCCTGAAGAAGGAGAGGAAGAGGATGAATACTACGAGGAGGAAGTTGAGGTATACGGTCCCCCATCAACCATATTTCACACAGGGCACACAGGGTCCCAGCGGGGACTTCTATCAAGGAGGGAAAGACGCCAGCCCCTTACCCCCATTATAAGGGGTCTTCTGCAGAACACCATCATACTCATAATAACCGTTGTGGTGGTTTCCTTCCTGATTGCAACCATACTGCAGATGGCCGCAGGCCTGGGGACAAGCATCACGGGTATCGTGAAGATAATGATTGCCGCCGCCCTCTCCTATGGTATACCCTACCTTGTTGAGGATGACGGTGCCGTTATAATGATAAAGGGGACAATAGTGTTCTTCAGTTCTCTCCTCCTCCTTGTCATACTGATACTGATCTAG
- the surE gene encoding 5'/3'-nucleotidase SurE — translation MKILITNDDGVNSSGILAARKAVENLGETIIVAPATQQSGIGHALTLFEPIRVSEVTLRDGSEAYAVSGTPTDAVIIGIFELMDEKPDLVISGINMGENLGKSELTTSGTIGAAMEAAVHGVPSLAVSLQVRRGDIKFHDGHVDVDFSLASELTERVASRILRKGLPDGVDFLNLNIPSHPSGNDIRITRLGDRMYNVHIKKRLDPRGRPYYWIDGDPAGRDAPGTDVHTLKAENTATLTPVSLDCTAPLDSMRGWLD, via the coding sequence ATGAAGATTCTCATAACAAATGATGACGGAGTGAACTCATCCGGGATTCTAGCGGCCAGGAAGGCTGTTGAAAACCTTGGAGAGACCATTATAGTGGCTCCAGCCACCCAGCAGAGCGGCATAGGTCATGCCCTCACCCTCTTTGAACCCATAAGGGTTAGCGAGGTCACCCTCAGGGACGGTTCAGAGGCCTACGCGGTTTCAGGGACACCAACAGACGCCGTGATAATAGGGATATTCGAGCTGATGGATGAGAAACCTGACCTTGTAATATCTGGTATAAATATGGGGGAAAACCTCGGAAAATCTGAACTCACAACATCAGGGACAATAGGTGCCGCAATGGAGGCGGCGGTTCATGGTGTACCGTCCCTTGCAGTTTCACTCCAGGTGAGGAGGGGTGACATCAAGTTTCATGATGGCCATGTGGATGTGGACTTTTCACTGGCATCTGAGCTGACGGAACGGGTTGCATCCAGGATACTCAGGAAAGGCTTACCTGATGGTGTTGATTTCCTCAACCTTAACATCCCATCACACCCCTCAGGAAACGATATACGTATCACAAGACTTGGGGACAGGATGTACAATGTCCACATCAAGAAGAGACTGGATCCAAGGGGAAGGCCCTACTACTGGATTGATGGTGACCCTGCAGGTAGGGACGCCCCTGGAACAGATGTCCATACCCTGAAGGCTGAAAACACTGCAACCCTCACACCGGTATCCCTTGACTGCACCGCACCCCTTGATTCAATGAGGGGATGGCTTGATTAG
- a CDS encoding winged helix-turn-helix domain-containing protein has translation MKRLLWWLIAATRGGVNRARIIRMLHERPYNTNQLAEALKLDYKTVQHHLRVLEKNKIIVSSGERYGKMYFLSDAMEENYDLFEDIMDRIRGVDV, from the coding sequence ATGAAGAGGCTCCTGTGGTGGCTTATTGCAGCGACACGTGGGGGAGTGAACCGTGCAAGGATAATCCGGATGCTGCATGAGAGGCCATACAATACCAACCAGCTGGCAGAGGCGCTTAAACTTGACTATAAGACTGTTCAGCATCACCTAAGGGTTCTTGAGAAGAATAAAATCATAGTATCATCAGGTGAGAGGTACGGAAAGATGTACTTTCTTTCAGATGCAATGGAGGAGAATTACGACTTATTTGAGGATATAATGGATAGGATCAGGGGGGTGGATGTATGA
- a CDS encoding LSM domain-containing protein, with translation MKGDDKEFRVNKQFLKFKNRNVLLTLKNNEEARGKLISIDNYLNTVLQTEEGIRFIKGTKIAFIAME, from the coding sequence ATGAAAGGCGATGATAAGGAGTTCAGGGTTAACAAGCAGTTCCTGAAGTTTAAAAACAGGAATGTTCTTCTAACACTCAAAAACAATGAAGAGGCAAGGGGAAAACTCATATCAATAGATAATTACCTCAACACAGTTCTTCAGACTGAGGAGGGCATCAGGTTCATTAAGGGAACCAAGATAGCGTTCATTGCAATGGAATAG
- a CDS encoding methanogenesis marker 12 protein, whose translation MVFVGMDHGTTGVSFTILGDKVEHFKIGREELSAGRVSALEELEGRVSPEEIELMAITYAMGDGINRIKPIDRVKNRGIISIGGAGKVTGGGTAVYSEIESSGIPTVLIPGLHRNTPCLDERFRAAYSHHASPEKVSICYNAYLDTGWENMIVSDISSNTVTMLIQDGKIRGAMDACIGAMGVIHGPLDLEMLRKIDDGEKTANECFSHAGAVKIAGIDTRVSRARDELLDMYLEGRREAALALETMIMTIAMEIWGLAGISERVDGIVLTGSMGAMREPYDFHGKLADMVNELAPVKRLDATSGSMGSAQIARDIHGGKREILGIEVDI comes from the coding sequence TTGGTATTTGTGGGTATGGACCATGGGACAACAGGAGTGTCCTTCACAATCCTTGGGGATAAGGTCGAGCACTTCAAGATAGGGAGGGAGGAACTCTCGGCGGGCAGGGTTTCCGCCCTTGAGGAGCTTGAAGGAAGGGTGTCCCCTGAAGAGATAGAACTCATGGCAATAACCTATGCAATGGGTGACGGTATAAACAGGATAAAGCCCATTGATCGGGTGAAGAACAGGGGTATCATCTCCATTGGAGGGGCCGGTAAGGTCACAGGTGGCGGGACAGCCGTTTACAGTGAAATAGAGTCCTCTGGAATACCCACTGTACTGATACCTGGCCTTCACCGCAACACCCCCTGTCTTGATGAGAGGTTCCGGGCAGCCTACTCCCACCACGCAAGTCCAGAGAAGGTGAGCATATGCTACAATGCATACCTGGATACCGGCTGGGAGAACATGATAGTTTCCGATATAAGCTCCAATACTGTGACCATGCTCATACAGGACGGGAAGATAAGAGGTGCGATGGATGCCTGTATAGGTGCCATGGGGGTTATACATGGGCCTCTTGACCTTGAAATGCTCAGGAAAATAGATGATGGTGAAAAAACAGCAAACGAGTGTTTTTCTCATGCGGGGGCTGTTAAGATAGCCGGCATAGATACGAGGGTATCCCGTGCAAGGGATGAACTCCTTGATATGTACCTTGAGGGAAGGAGGGAAGCGGCCCTTGCACTTGAGACCATGATAATGACCATAGCCATGGAGATATGGGGGCTTGCAGGCATCTCAGAGCGTGTTGATGGGATCGTTCTCACCGGATCCATGGGTGCCATGAGGGAACCCTACGATTTCCACGGAAAACTTGCAGATATGGTGAATGAACTGGCCCCTGTGAAGAGGCTGGATGCAACCTCCGGTTCCATGGGGAGTGCCCAGATAGCGCGTGATATACACGGGGGAAAAAGAGAGATTCTGGGAATAGAGGTTGATATCTAA
- the ilvC gene encoding ketol-acid reductoisomerase, which produces MKIYYENDIDMEILADKKIAVIGYGSQGEAQARNMADSGLDVIVGLRRGGASWKKAHDDGMNVMTVEDASREADIVHILIPDEIQETVFEQSIKPYLREGNTISFSHGYNIHYGYIRAPEGVNVTMVAPKGPGAMVRRTYLEGFGIPGLVAVEVDATGDALEQALAMAKACGLARAGVLETTFKEETETDLFGEQAVLCGGVTELINTAFRTLVKAGYQPEIAYFETCHELKLIVDLIYERGFQGMWHNVSNTAEFGGLTRRKRVITEETEKEMHKILEEIQNGKFAKEWALENRAGAPMLKRMRALEGELEIEKVGSKLRKLCGLEK; this is translated from the coding sequence ATGAAGATCTACTATGAAAATGACATTGACATGGAGATACTGGCAGATAAGAAGATAGCCGTGATAGGTTACGGCAGTCAGGGAGAAGCCCAGGCCAGGAACATGGCCGACAGCGGACTTGATGTTATAGTTGGGCTCAGAAGGGGTGGAGCCTCCTGGAAGAAGGCCCATGATGATGGTATGAACGTCATGACAGTTGAGGACGCCTCAAGGGAGGCCGACATCGTACACATACTCATACCCGACGAGATACAGGAGACAGTATTTGAGCAGTCCATAAAACCATACCTCAGGGAGGGCAACACCATATCCTTCTCACATGGCTACAACATACACTACGGCTACATAAGGGCCCCTGAGGGGGTAAACGTCACCATGGTGGCCCCCAAGGGTCCCGGTGCAATGGTGAGGAGAACCTACCTTGAGGGCTTTGGAATACCTGGTCTCGTGGCTGTTGAGGTGGATGCAACCGGAGACGCCCTTGAACAGGCCCTTGCCATGGCAAAGGCATGCGGACTTGCACGTGCAGGTGTCCTTGAGACCACCTTCAAGGAGGAAACAGAGACCGACCTCTTCGGTGAACAGGCCGTGCTCTGTGGTGGTGTAACAGAACTCATAAACACCGCATTCAGAACCCTTGTGAAGGCCGGTTATCAGCCAGAGATCGCCTACTTTGAGACATGCCATGAACTCAAACTGATAGTGGACCTCATCTACGAGAGGGGATTCCAGGGCATGTGGCACAATGTGAGTAACACAGCAGAGTTCGGGGGCCTTACAAGGAGAAAGAGGGTTATAACAGAGGAAACAGAGAAGGAAATGCATAAAATACTGGAAGAGATCCAGAACGGTAAATTCGCCAAGGAATGGGCCCTTGAAAACAGGGCCGGTGCCCCGATGCTTAAAAGGATGAGGGCCCTTGAGGGAGAACTGGAGATAGAGAAGGTGGGCTCAAAGCTCAGGAAACTCTGCGGCCTTGAAAAATAA
- the ilvN gene encoding acetolactate synthase small subunit — protein MKPDTHIISALVEHRPGVLQRVAGLFTRRGFNIESITVGESETPGIARMTIIARGDDRVLEQITKQLNKLIDVIKVRDLEPSSTVKRELCMVKVHAPSEKERSEIIQYTNIFRGRIVDVSSEALTVEVTGDSEKIDAFLELLRVFGIKELARTGPTAMSRGGRTI, from the coding sequence ATGAAACCCGACACACACATCATCAGTGCCCTTGTTGAGCACAGACCCGGTGTCCTTCAGAGGGTTGCAGGACTCTTCACAAGGCGTGGATTCAACATCGAAAGCATCACTGTAGGGGAATCCGAAACACCTGGAATCGCCAGGATGACCATAATAGCCAGGGGCGACGACCGCGTGCTTGAACAGATAACCAAGCAGCTCAATAAGCTGATAGACGTTATAAAGGTCCGTGACCTTGAACCATCATCCACCGTTAAGAGGGAGCTATGCATGGTTAAGGTACACGCCCCATCAGAGAAGGAGAGGTCAGAGATAATACAGTACACCAACATCTTCAGGGGGAGGATAGTGGACGTGAGCAGTGAGGCACTTACAGTTGAGGTCACCGGGGACTCAGAGAAGATAGACGCCTTCCTTGAGCTCCTGAGGGTCTTTGGAATCAAGGAACTTGCAAGGACCGGGCCAACTGCAATGTCCCGTGGTGGGAGAACCATCTGA
- a CDS encoding acetolactate synthase large subunit yields the protein MKGGQAIIRSLLDQGADTVFGYPGGQLLPLYDMLYDSELKHILVRHEQCAAHAADGYARASGRVGVCIATSGPGATNLVTGIATAYMDSSPIVAIAGQVPTHLIGNDAFQEVDMIGITMPITKHSFQPADASEIPAMVRASFHIAKTGRPGPVVIDLPKDIQEQEVQDPLDELDLQGYRPTLRGHPLQIKRAAELIKRSEKPVILAGGGVIISGASKEIMELSELIKAPVTTTLLGKGSFPEDHPSAMGMLGMHGRKVANLTVDECDCLIAVGCRFSDRTTGNVAEFAPNARIIHVDIDPAEIGKNVAVDVPIVGDARNVLGELIAKLKKHGERDDEWLRGVQKFRSDCMPRMSYEEVPLKPQQVIKEISQVLDDETVVTTDVGQNQMWMAHFYTSRAPRKFISSGGLGTMGFGFPAAIGAKVALPENDVVAVCGDGGFLMVCQDLATIREYDIPVVICVMDNRHLGMVAQWQRLFYDERMSHTHLGEVPDFVKLAESFGIEAERVEKPGETSEALSRAIRSGEPALLDIVIDPEEILPMVPPGCGLTEIVGEYRVEREDPQEIRYSGVKADGD from the coding sequence ATGAAAGGTGGCCAGGCAATAATCAGATCACTTCTGGATCAGGGAGCAGACACCGTATTCGGATACCCCGGTGGACAGTTACTGCCACTCTATGACATGCTCTATGATTCCGAACTCAAACACATCCTTGTAAGACATGAGCAGTGCGCAGCCCACGCCGCAGATGGATATGCAAGGGCCTCAGGCAGGGTGGGGGTCTGCATAGCAACCTCAGGGCCAGGGGCCACAAACCTTGTAACCGGTATCGCAACAGCCTACATGGACTCCTCACCCATAGTTGCAATTGCAGGTCAGGTCCCCACCCACCTCATCGGGAATGATGCCTTCCAGGAGGTGGACATGATAGGCATAACCATGCCCATCACAAAGCACAGCTTCCAGCCAGCTGATGCAAGTGAAATCCCTGCAATGGTAAGGGCAAGCTTTCACATAGCAAAGACAGGACGCCCTGGCCCCGTTGTCATAGACCTTCCAAAGGACATACAGGAACAGGAGGTCCAGGATCCCCTTGATGAGCTGGACCTTCAGGGTTACAGGCCGACCCTCCGGGGCCACCCGCTCCAGATAAAAAGGGCCGCAGAGCTCATAAAGAGGTCAGAAAAGCCAGTTATACTGGCAGGTGGTGGAGTGATAATATCAGGTGCCTCAAAGGAGATCATGGAGCTATCAGAACTCATAAAGGCCCCTGTGACCACCACACTCCTCGGTAAGGGTTCTTTCCCTGAGGACCATCCTTCGGCCATGGGTATGCTGGGTATGCACGGCCGCAAGGTTGCAAACCTAACAGTGGACGAGTGTGACTGCCTCATAGCGGTTGGATGCAGATTCTCAGACCGCACAACCGGTAATGTTGCAGAATTCGCCCCCAATGCCAGAATAATACACGTGGACATTGACCCCGCCGAGATAGGTAAAAACGTGGCCGTTGATGTTCCCATCGTCGGTGACGCCAGGAATGTCCTTGGGGAGCTTATAGCAAAACTCAAAAAACACGGTGAAAGGGATGATGAGTGGCTGAGGGGTGTTCAGAAGTTCAGATCGGACTGCATGCCAAGGATGAGTTATGAAGAAGTCCCCCTGAAACCCCAGCAGGTTATAAAGGAGATAAGCCAGGTCCTGGATGATGAAACCGTTGTCACAACAGACGTTGGACAGAACCAGATGTGGATGGCCCACTTCTACACATCAAGGGCCCCCAGAAAATTCATATCATCAGGTGGCCTTGGGACCATGGGTTTCGGTTTTCCTGCCGCCATAGGGGCAAAGGTTGCTCTTCCAGAGAATGACGTTGTGGCTGTCTGTGGCGACGGCGGATTTCTGATGGTCTGCCAGGACCTTGCAACCATAAGGGAATATGACATACCCGTTGTGATATGTGTCATGGACAACCGCCACCTTGGTATGGTTGCCCAGTGGCAGCGCCTCTTCTATGATGAGAGGATGTCCCATACACACCTCGGCGAGGTCCCGGATTTCGTTAAACTGGCTGAATCATTTGGAATTGAGGCTGAAAGGGTCGAAAAACCGGGTGAAACATCTGAAGCCCTTTCAAGGGCCATAAGATCAGGTGAACCAGCCCTTCTGGATATAGTTATAGACCCGGAGGAGATACTCCCAATGGTCCCACCAGGTTGCGGTCTGACCGAAATAGTGGGGGAGTACAGGGTTGAAAGGGAGGATCCCCAGGAAATAAGATACTCTGGAGTGAAGGCGGACGGTGATTAA
- the purD gene encoding phosphoribosylamine--glycine ligase codes for MKILVVGTGAREHAICSALADEATIYSVMGNRNPGISRLASEFMVAPEVDTERVVNFAFSKGVDLAFIGPEAPLEAGLVNALEEAGILSVGPTREAARIETDKSFMRRLFESYSIPGSITYRVFDDREELREFMDDFEGEAVVKPVGLTGGKGVKIVGEHLQDNSEAIEYACEVIDNRIGGHASVVIEERVVGEEFTVQAFSDGDRIVPMPAVQDHPHAYEGDQGPITGGMGSYSDSDGLLPFLTQKDYDEAVEIMQKTIDAIKSEAGPYKGVLYGQFMLTADGPKLIEYNARFGDPEAMNVLPLLESSMLEICEGIVDGSLSGARFRNLATVCKYLVPEGYPDKGVAGSEIRVEEDKIEDMGVITYYAAVNQENSTIYTSSSRALALVALAENIYSAEELCENATGHVKGRLYHRRDIGTRELVEKRVKHMEDLRS; via the coding sequence ATGAAAATACTTGTTGTGGGAACAGGAGCAAGGGAACATGCCATATGCAGTGCACTGGCAGATGAGGCAACAATATACTCTGTGATGGGTAACAGGAACCCAGGTATATCAAGGCTTGCCAGTGAATTCATGGTTGCTCCTGAGGTTGACACAGAAAGGGTGGTCAATTTCGCATTCAGTAAGGGCGTTGACCTGGCATTCATAGGTCCTGAGGCACCCCTCGAGGCAGGGCTGGTCAATGCCCTTGAGGAAGCAGGCATACTATCGGTGGGGCCCACCAGGGAGGCTGCCAGAATTGAGACAGACAAGTCATTCATGCGCAGACTCTTTGAAAGTTACAGTATCCCCGGGTCAATAACCTACCGTGTCTTTGATGACAGGGAGGAACTCAGGGAGTTCATGGATGACTTTGAGGGCGAGGCTGTGGTAAAGCCGGTGGGACTCACAGGCGGAAAGGGTGTTAAGATAGTCGGCGAACACCTCCAGGACAACTCAGAGGCAATTGAATACGCCTGTGAGGTAATAGACAATCGTATAGGCGGCCATGCAAGTGTTGTTATAGAGGAAAGGGTTGTTGGGGAGGAATTCACCGTCCAGGCCTTCTCTGACGGCGACCGTATCGTACCAATGCCCGCAGTACAGGACCACCCCCACGCATATGAGGGTGACCAGGGCCCAATAACAGGAGGGATGGGTTCCTACTCAGACTCAGATGGTCTTTTACCGTTTCTAACACAGAAGGACTATGATGAAGCAGTTGAGATAATGCAGAAGACAATCGATGCAATTAAAAGTGAGGCAGGGCCCTATAAGGGAGTTCTCTATGGTCAGTTCATGCTCACAGCCGACGGACCGAAACTCATAGAGTACAATGCACGTTTCGGGGACCCTGAGGCAATGAATGTGCTCCCACTACTTGAGTCCAGCATGCTTGAGATCTGTGAGGGAATCGTGGACGGAAGTCTCAGCGGGGCAAGGTTCAGGAACCTTGCAACGGTCTGCAAGTACCTTGTACCTGAGGGATACCCTGATAAGGGGGTTGCAGGCTCTGAAATAAGGGTTGAAGAGGATAAAATAGAGGACATGGGGGTTATAACGTACTATGCAGCGGTTAACCAGGAGAACAGCACCATATACACCTCCTCATCCAGGGCACTTGCACTGGTGGCCCTTGCAGAGAACATATACTCTGCAGAGGAGCTCTGTGAGAACGCCACAGGACACGTGAAGGGAAGGCTCTACCACCGGAGAGATATAGGTACCAGGGAGCTTGTTGAGAAGAGGGTGAAGCACATGGAGGACCTCCGGTCCTGA